A window of Chlorobium phaeobacteroides DSM 266 genomic DNA:
CCAAAGAGTCGGGGCAGGAGAAAGGCGCTCCGAATATCGGCACATCGGGAAAAAAGCTCAAAAGCAGTTATTTGCCGATAACCGATGCAACGCCGATCATTCTCGCCCATGAACTGGGTTTTTACAAAGAGCTTGGCATCGATTCCGAAAAACCTGTACTGATAAGGGGTTGGGCGCCAATGGCCGAAGCCTTTATGGCAGGACGTTTCAATCTTACCCATCTTCTTGCGCCGATCCCTATTTACATGCGCTACAGCAAAGGCTTTCCCGTGAAAGTGGTTGCCTGGGACCACATCAACGGTTCAGCGCTGACGGTCGGGAAGGAGAGCGGGATCAAATCTTGCGCCGATCTGGGCGGCAAGCAGATTGCCATTCCCTACTGGTATTCCATGCATAATATCATTCTTCAGATGATTGCCCGAGAGCACGGTATCGAGCCGGTTATTCAGAGCAAGACGGCGCCTCTCACCAGCAAACAGATGAATCTGTTTGTCATGGCTCCCCCCGACATGCCTACAGCCATAGCCTCAAAGGCCATTGACGGCTACATTGTTGCCGAACCGTTCAACGCTGCCGGTGAAGTTCTCGCGGGCGGAAGGATTGTCCGTTTTACCGGCGACGTCTGGAAAAACCATCCATGCTGTGTTGCCGTCATGAACGAAAAGGAGCTTGAAGACAAAGAGTGGTCACACAAGGTGATTCAGGCTCTGGTCAAGGCGGAACTCTGGGCGCTCAACAATGTGGAAGAGGCCGCGCATATTCTCTCGAAGGATGGCGCTCAATACCTTCCGCTTCCGGAAAAAATTGTCAAGCGGGCAATGATGAAATACGATCTGGAGACATACGGAGCAGGAAGCGGAACCGGTGCCATTCAGAACCCCGACTGGCATGCAAGCAGGATTTCCTACGAACCTTATCAATTTGAATCGGCAACCCGTCATATCGTGGAGATGCTGAAGCAGACCAGGGTGGACGGGGATGCCGCTTTTCTTAAGGCGCTTGATCCCGGTAAAGTACATAAGGAATTGATGTA
This region includes:
- a CDS encoding ABC transporter substrate-binding protein, translating into MSNEQKPTSRREFLRSSAFGLSAVLGGLPLIQGCSKESGQEKGAPNIGTSGKKLKSSYLPITDATPIILAHELGFYKELGIDSEKPVLIRGWAPMAEAFMAGRFNLTHLLAPIPIYMRYSKGFPVKVVAWDHINGSALTVGKESGIKSCADLGGKQIAIPYWYSMHNIILQMIAREHGIEPVIQSKTAPLTSKQMNLFVMAPPDMPTAIASKAIDGYIVAEPFNAAGEVLAGGRIVRFTGDVWKNHPCCVAVMNEKELEDKEWSHKVIQALVKAELWALNNVEEAAHILSKDGAQYLPLPEKIVKRAMMKYDLETYGAGSGTGAIQNPDWHASRISYEPYQFESATRHIVEMLKQTRVDGDAAFLKALDPGKVHKELMYTAGVEAAAAALGGLGQFAGVNSASPLVREEVIKV